From the Lathyrus oleraceus cultivar Zhongwan6 chromosome 4, CAAS_Psat_ZW6_1.0, whole genome shotgun sequence genome, one window contains:
- the LOC127074355 gene encoding NADH dehydrogenase [ubiquinone] iron-sulfur protein 4, mitochondrial yields the protein MTNILLRAASRGGSLRATLTRRFSTDALVEAKPGEIGLVSGIPQEHLRRRVLIYSPARTAGQQGSGNVGRWRINFLSTQKWENPLMGWTSTGDPYAHVGDSALDFDTEEAAKEFAARHGWEYVVKKHHTPLLKVKLYADNFKWKGPPKAAEQ from the exons ATGACGAACATCCTGCTACGCGCCGCGAGTCGTGGTGGTTCCCTACGCGCCACCTTGACTAGACGGTTTTCCACCGACGCATTGGTCGAGGCCAAACCAGGCGAGATCGGATTGGTTTCTGGAATCCCACAAGAACACCTTCGTAGGAGG GTTTTGATTTACTCTCCTGCTAGAACTGCTGGTCAACAAGGATCTGGGAATGTTGGAAGATGGAGGATCAACTTCTTATCAACCCAAAA GTGGGAAAATCCACTGATGGGGTGGACATCCACTGGGGACCCATATGCCCATGTCGGTGATTCTGCCTTGGATTTTGATACTGAAGAAGCAGCAAAGGAATTCGCAGCGAGACATGGTTGGGAATATGTG GTCAAGAAACACCACACACCATTGCTAAAG GTTAAGTTATATGCTGACAACTTTAAATGGAAGGGTCCTCCCAAGGCTGCTGAACAGTGA
- the LOC127136549 gene encoding uncharacterized mitochondrial protein AtMg00810-like, translating into MSLLASEFAMKDLDLLSYFLGIAVSRHPDGIFLSQSTYASEIIERAGIASYKPSATPVDTKQKLITSSDTSYEDPSLYQSLAGPLQYLTFTRPDISYVVQQVCLHMHAPRTEHMLALKRILRYIQGTLHFGLHLSPSPITKLISYTDADWDGCPDTRHSTYGYCIFLGDDLISWSSKRQPTLSCSSVEAKYKGVANVVSESCWIHNLLMELHFHIP; encoded by the coding sequence ATGTCACTCTTAGCATCTGAGTTTGCAATGAAGGATTTGGACCTTTTGAGCTACTTTTTGGGTATTGCAGTATCTCGTCATCCTGATGGCATATTTCTCAGTCAAAGCACTTATGCATCAGAGATCATTGAACGTGCTGGCATTGCGTCCTATAAACCATCAGCCACTCCTGTTGACACCAAGCAGAAACTCATCACCTCATCCGACACTTCTTATGAGGATCCCTCCTTGTATCAGAGTCTTGCAGGGCCCCTACAATATCTCACTTTCACTCGACCTGATATATCATATGTTGTTCAACAAGTTTGTCTTCACATGCACGCCCCTCGCACAGAACACATGCTTGCTCTTAAGCGCATTTTGCGCTATATTCAGGGCACCTTACATTTTGGACTACACTTATCCCCATCTCCCATTACAAAGCTTATCTCCTACACTGATGCTGATTGGGATGGATGTCCTGACACCAGACATTCTACATATGGGTACTGTATTTTTCTAGGTGACGACCTTATTTCTTGGTCTTCCAAAAGGCAACCAACTCTCTCCTGTTCCAGTGTTGAAGCCAAATATAAAGGGGTTGCCAATGTTGTCTCTGAATCATGTTGGATTCACAATCTTCTCATGGAACTCCATTTTCATATTCCTTAG
- the LOC127074354 gene encoding histone H3.3 encodes MARTKQTARKSTGGKAPRKQLATKAARKSAPTTGGVKKPHRYRPGTVALREIRKYQKSTELLIRKLPFQRLVREIAQDFKTDLRFQSHAVLALQEAAEAYLVGLFEDTNLCAIHAKRVTIMPKDIQLARRIRGERA; translated from the exons ATGGCACGTACAAAGCAAACCGCTCGTAAGTCTACAGGTGGAAAGGCACCAAGGAAGCAACTTGCAACCAAG GCTGCACGTAAGTCTGCACCAACTACTGGTGGTGTCAAGAAGCCACATCGTTATCGCCCTGGAACTGTTGCTCTTCG TGAGATTAGGAAATATCAGAAGAGTACTGAGCTTTTGATCAGGAAGCTCCCATTCCAGAGGTTGGTTCGTGAAATTGCTCAGGACTTCAAG ACTGACCTTCGTTTCCAGAGCCATGCTGTTCTTGCATTGCAAGAAGCTGCTGAGGCATACCTTGTTGGACTCTTTGAGGACACCAACTTGTGTGCTATCCATGCCAAGCGTGTTACTATTATGCCCAAGGATATTCAGTTGGCACGTAGGATCCGTGGTGAACGTGCTTAA